In Brienomyrus brachyistius isolate T26 unplaced genomic scaffold, BBRACH_0.4 scaffold41, whole genome shotgun sequence, a single genomic region encodes these proteins:
- the LOC125722706 gene encoding kelch-like protein 10 isoform X3 has product MSEKRMWCFTPSSGGSSTSLPPERPTFQFCCPRYDPITREWQQMAPMHWHRCNVSVVVLDGFIYAMGGHIVFRPLNKVERYNPVTNEWTQIEPMNERRSDASATTLNGKIYICGGHSGTESLSTVECFDPLTNEWSLITPMSTPRHSLGVTAYKGKIYAVGGINRSDHLQTMEVYDPTTNRWHAVAPMSTPRSEFGIAVVDDLLFVMGGHDGFRVTNKVECYDAGTGSWYRAQDMSRARKHFSCCVVPAHPRIIQYASPR; this is encoded by the exons atgtcagagaagaggatgtggtgtttcacgccatcctccggtggatcgagcacgagcctgccacccgagaggcccacatttcagttctgttgcccaag ATATGACCCGATAACACGAGAATGGCAGCAGATGGCCCCCATGCACTGGCATCGCTGTAATGTTAGTGTGGTTGTGCTCGATGGGTTCATCTACGCCATGGGTGGCCATATTGTTTTCAGGCCCCTCAATAAAGTAGAGCGGTACAACCCAGTAACCAACGAATGGACCCAGATCGAGCCCATGAATGAGAGGAGAAgcgatgccagtgccaccaccctgaatggcaag ATATACATCTGTGGGGGCCACAGTGGAACAGAGAGCCTTTCTACAGTGGAGTGCTTTGACCCACTCACTAACGAATGGAGCTTGATCACTCCAATGAGCACTCCCCGTCACAGCCTTGGAGTCACGGCGTATAAAGGGAAgatctatgcg gtgggcggtatcaacaggtctgatcacctgcagaccatggaggtctatgaccctaccacaaaccgctggcatgctgtggcccccatgtcTACACCACGCAGTGAatttggcatcgcagtggtggacgaccTCCTGTTTGTGATGGGCGGCCACGATGGGTTTAGGGTAACAAACAAGGTGGAGTGTTAtgatgcggggacaggcagctggtatcgtgcgcaggacatgagcagagccagaaaacacttcagctgctgcgtagtgcctgcgcacccccgcatcaTACAATACGCTTCACCTCGTTAG
- the LOC125722706 gene encoding kelch-like protein 10 isoform X4 has translation MSEKRMWCFTPSSGGSSTSLPPERPTFQFCCPRPLNKVERYNPVTNEWTQIEPMNERRSDASATTLNGKIYICGGHSGTESLSTVECFDPLTNEWSLITPMSTPRHSLGVTAYKGKIYAVGGINRSDHLQTMEVYDPTTNRWHAVAPMSTPRSEFGIAVVDDLLFVMGGHDGFRVTNKVECYDAGTGSWYRAQDMSRARKHFSCCVVPAHPRIIQYASPR, from the exons atgtcagagaagaggatgtggtgtttcacgccatcctccggtggatcgagcacgagcctgccacccgagaggcccacatttcagttctgttgcccaag GCCCCTCAATAAAGTAGAGCGGTACAACCCAGTAACCAACGAATGGACCCAGATCGAGCCCATGAATGAGAGGAGAAgcgatgccagtgccaccaccctgaatggcaag ATATACATCTGTGGGGGCCACAGTGGAACAGAGAGCCTTTCTACAGTGGAGTGCTTTGACCCACTCACTAACGAATGGAGCTTGATCACTCCAATGAGCACTCCCCGTCACAGCCTTGGAGTCACGGCGTATAAAGGGAAgatctatgcg gtgggcggtatcaacaggtctgatcacctgcagaccatggaggtctatgaccctaccacaaaccgctggcatgctgtggcccccatgtcTACACCACGCAGTGAatttggcatcgcagtggtggacgaccTCCTGTTTGTGATGGGCGGCCACGATGGGTTTAGGGTAACAAACAAGGTGGAGTGTTAtgatgcggggacaggcagctggtatcgtgcgcaggacatgagcagagccagaaaacacttcagctgctgcgtagtgcctgcgcacccccgcatcaTACAATACGCTTCACCTCGTTAG
- the LOC125722706 gene encoding kelch-like protein 10 isoform X2 — MFSLTCVYDDDESPLSDFENPPIRPRLPSDVLLAVGGWNMGTTNCIDAYDTRADRWVDITQEEQSNLAGHGTVYHNGFVYCIGGFDGQHFINSVRRYDPITREWQQMAPMHWHRCNVSVVVLDGFIYAMGGHIVFRPLNKVERYNPVTNEWTQIEPMNERRSDASATTLNGKIYICGGHSGTESLSTVECFDPLTNEWSLITPMSTPRHSLGVTAYKGKIYAVRGMPPQQAPTTLRPQLQSAASTTEAWNKAHSDSMSPASSRTWEKLCWRSELNLLLTLHT, encoded by the exons atgttctcattgacttgtgtatatgatgatgatgaaagtcCACTCTCTGACTTTGAGAACCCGCCGATCCGCCCACGCTTGCCCTCTGACGTTTTGCTGGCTGTCGGTGGATGGAACATGGGCACTACTAACTGCATTGATGCGTATGACACacgggccgaccgctgggtggatatcacgcaggaggagcagagcaaCCTAGCTGGTCATGGCACGGTGTACCATAATGgatttgtgtactgcattggGGGGTTTGATGGCCAACACTTCATTAATTCCGTGCGCAGATATGACCCGATAACACGAGAATGGCAGCAGATGGCCCCCATGCACTGGCATCGCTGTAATGTTAGTGTGGTTGTGCTCGATGGGTTCATCTACGCCATGGGTGGCCATATTGTTTTCAGGCCCCTCAATAAAGTAGAGCGGTACAACCCAGTAACCAACGAATGGACCCAGATCGAGCCCATGAATGAGAGGAGAAgcgatgccagtgccaccaccctgaatggcaag ATATACATCTGTGGGGGCCACAGTGGAACAGAGAGCCTTTCTACAGTGGAGTGCTTTGACCCACTCACTAACGAATGGAGCTTGATCACTCCAATGAGCACTCCCCGTCACAGCCTTGGAGTCACGGCGTATAAAGGGAAgatctatgcg GTTCGGGGAATGCCGCCacaacaggcaccgaccaccttacgaccacagctccagtcagccgcctccacaacggaggcatggaacaaggcccattcggactcaatgtcccctgcgtcctccaggacatgggagaagctctgctggaggtcggagttgaatcttctcctgacattgcatacttaa
- the LOC125722706 gene encoding kelch-like protein 10 isoform X1 has product MFSLTCVYDDDESPLSDFENPPIRPRLPSDVLLAVGGWNMGTTNCIDAYDTRADRWVDITQEEQSNLAGHGTVYHNGFVYCIGGFDGQHFINSVRRYDPITREWQQMAPMHWHRCNVSVVVLDGFIYAMGGHIVFRPLNKVERYNPVTNEWTQIEPMNERRSDASATTLNGKIYICGGHSGTESLSTVECFDPLTNEWSLITPMSTPRHSLGVTAYKGKIYAVGGINRSDHLQTMEVYDPTTNRWHAVAPMSTPRSEFGIAVVDDLLFVMGGHDGFRVTNKVECYDAGTGSWYRAQDMSRARKHFSCCVVPAHPRIIQYASPR; this is encoded by the exons atgttctcattgacttgtgtatatgatgatgatgaaagtcCACTCTCTGACTTTGAGAACCCGCCGATCCGCCCACGCTTGCCCTCTGACGTTTTGCTGGCTGTCGGTGGATGGAACATGGGCACTACTAACTGCATTGATGCGTATGACACacgggccgaccgctgggtggatatcacgcaggaggagcagagcaaCCTAGCTGGTCATGGCACGGTGTACCATAATGgatttgtgtactgcattggGGGGTTTGATGGCCAACACTTCATTAATTCCGTGCGCAGATATGACCCGATAACACGAGAATGGCAGCAGATGGCCCCCATGCACTGGCATCGCTGTAATGTTAGTGTGGTTGTGCTCGATGGGTTCATCTACGCCATGGGTGGCCATATTGTTTTCAGGCCCCTCAATAAAGTAGAGCGGTACAACCCAGTAACCAACGAATGGACCCAGATCGAGCCCATGAATGAGAGGAGAAgcgatgccagtgccaccaccctgaatggcaag ATATACATCTGTGGGGGCCACAGTGGAACAGAGAGCCTTTCTACAGTGGAGTGCTTTGACCCACTCACTAACGAATGGAGCTTGATCACTCCAATGAGCACTCCCCGTCACAGCCTTGGAGTCACGGCGTATAAAGGGAAgatctatgcg gtgggcggtatcaacaggtctgatcacctgcagaccatggaggtctatgaccctaccacaaaccgctggcatgctgtggcccccatgtcTACACCACGCAGTGAatttggcatcgcagtggtggacgaccTCCTGTTTGTGATGGGCGGCCACGATGGGTTTAGGGTAACAAACAAGGTGGAGTGTTAtgatgcggggacaggcagctggtatcgtgcgcaggacatgagcagagccagaaaacacttcagctgctgcgtagtgcctgcgcacccccgcatcaTACAATACGCTTCACCTCGTTAG